The genomic stretch AGCGGTTGTTTTGGCCTTATTTATTCCCTTGATTATCAGTTCAGGGGGTAATTCTGGATCTCAGGCTTCGACTCTTATTATCCGCGCATTGGCTTTGAGAGAAATTCGGCTAAGAGACTGGTGGAGGGTGTTGATACGAGAGATCGGCTCAGGCTTGACGTTGGGGGCAATTTTGGGAGCCATCGGGCTTTTGAGAATCACCCTCTGGCAGCATTGGAGCCCCATTTATGGAGAACATTATCTGCTTGTGGCATTTGCAGTTTCTTCAAGTCTGGTAGGTGTGGTGCTCTGGGGTACAACGGCGGGATCTATGCTTCCGTTTCTTTTAAAGAGATTGGGCTTTGATCCTGCCAGTGCTTCTGCTCCATTCGTTGCGACCCTCGTGGATGTTACAGGTCTTGTGATCTACTTTACCCTTGCGAGTCTTATCTTAAGCAACACACTTCTTTGACATGGCCGCGTCGAAAAGCGAATGACCCGATAGCCTAGGGCACTTGGTTTGCAGAGAAAGTTCGCTCGTATCATAAGCGAAAATATTTAAGACGATAATGGCAACTGGGGTCAGGAGACTAAGAAATGGTTAGTATTATTAATCGTTTAGCAATCATTATTTGGTGTATTACTGCTTTCAGTTTGGCTGAGGCAGCTTCGCGCTGTCAAAAGAGATTGGTGCACGTTTACAGTCTGAAGGCATTGGATTCCATCTGGAACGAAGCCGAAGCTGGAAAAAATTCATTGGTTCATGAAAAAAGAAACGCAGTTTTCGGCTCTGGAGAAGAACTTAAATCGGTCTATTTACGAGCGGTGGATTCTGCCGAAGTCAGAATAAAATTGAGGGTTCAGGCTATTTTAAACGAAGTTGCCAGGGGAGGCATTGCGAGTTTTGGAGGAGTAGACGCATTGATTGTAGGTGCCGGCGCTCAAACGTCAAATTTAGTCGGTGGGGCAGTTGATGCCTTGCGCACTGTGAGAAAAGATGAATCGGGAAAATTGGGAACCACTGGCGGACGGTTTTCAATTTCTCAAACAACCAGATTTCCCAGGATTTTAGTGGCAAGTCCGGATGGGGTGGCACCGGCATTGAGGCTTTCGCCATCGGCGACCCAGGTGCCAGTTATTTGGCGCCGCGGCCAATTGAGAAAGATAGAAAGTGGCAAAGATCCGTTCCCATTTCCAGGATCGCCTTTCAGAACGGCTGATTTACTCGGCTTAAGTGAAAAAGGGACTGGATCTGATGTGCTCCCTCGTTCGGGCTTCATTTCGCCAGGAGTTTACGAGTCGAAAGGACATAAATTGCCTGAGCTTAATCCATGGCATCCATTGTTTAGGCGCGACTATCCATCTGATAAAGGGGAGTTTTCGGCACCTGAGGCGGGATTGCTCTTTATCGATAATCAGCGGCTATATGAACAAACGCTACTCACTCTCGATGAATCGGGTATTCCACTTTTGGATCAAACAACCGTAACTTCTATTTCATGGGATTTTAATTCACAGATTGCTCAGGTGGTAACAGGCCAAGGTCTTACGATTGAGGCTCGGTCTGTGATTTTGGAGACAGGCTTGAGAGTTCCCAGAATTCCATTTCAAGATTTGAAAAGCCGTAGACTTTTGGGCCGTCAATCAACAGATTTTAGAACTGGACAAATGCCGTTGTCCTTTGGAATTGATTCAGATGTTTATTTAGCAGCTCAGCAAGAGGGAAGATCCTTTCTTGATAGGATTCGAACAGAAAGAACACTGATCATAGGCGACGGAAGCGAAAGCCGAAATTTGATTGAGTATATTTTGGGTCTTAACCCGAGAAAACCAGAAAGTGCGGGCCTGGCGAATTTGGGTCAGTACAAAGGTTCTATCGTTTGGGCTGGGAAAGTATTTGGAAACGAGTTCGGTTTTCTAAGTGACCTTCGCCTTTCTTCTGGTTTGGCGAAGGTCAGGGGCGAGCCTTTGAATTACTCGCGGTACTCAAGGTTGGCGGGCGCAATTGAGACTAATCAGTTGCAGCCGATTTTTCCCGACGTAGAGACCGTGAGTCAGCAGTTATTTGGTGGATATATTGTTAAATTCTCTGATGGCTCAACTGGAAATTTCGACAATGTTTTTGTTGCGGCAGGGTCTGAAGATCGAACTCCGGATGTTCTCAGAACTATTTCACACGGCGCAAACCTTGTTCCAGTGATGGGACGTATTCCTTCGGATTCTGAAAGTGAAAACCACGGCAAGGAAGTTCAAGTTGCCGCTCAGGTCGAAATACCGGTCAATGGGGGCGAATTCCAGTTATTGCCTATTTACTTGGTCGGTGAGGCTATGGTTGGTCACATTCCTCCTGGATTAAATGAAAATTCGGAAGCAGTCGGCCCGTACCCCGATAGTTTTGTTGACCCCAACAGGTACTCGCTTGCAAACCTCGCTTACCGTAGCTGGCAATTTGGAAGAAAATGGAGTCTCCTTTTAAACCAACCGAGTTCTCCCTGAAACGAAATCGAGATATTTTTGAAATATCTCCCCAAAGTGACCTTGAATAATCGGTCCTTTTGTTAGAGAAGAGGGAGTAGCTCAAAAGGGGTTAAATGTGAGGTCTTTGGACCTTTCCTTTATTAACTAAAGGACGAGTGAGGTCGTGAGAGTTCTTCATATTGGCAACGAAAGTTCATGGCGCGGAGGAGAGAATCAAATTCGGCTTTTGATTCAGGGACTCAATGCAGCTGGGATTGAGAACTATGTCGCCTATCCCGCAGGGACGCCAGGGTACGAGCGTCTGAAATCATTAGCGCATCGTGCTATGGCACTTCCATCAAAAAATCCACTTAACCTTAAATCTATCCTTCGCCTGGTTATGTTTTGCAGGAGCAACAAGATTGATCTGATTGATGCTCATTCTTCAGGCGGCCATTCATTGGCAATGTGGGTCAAGAGATTTTCTCCCCAGGTGAAGCTGGTTGTTCATAGACGGGTTGACAATAAAATTAAAAGAAATTTCTTCTCTGGTCGCAAATACAGAAGTCAATTGGTGGACGAATACATTGCAGTTTCCGAATGCGTCCGAAAGATCCTTATTGATTACGGAGTTGCGGAGAAGAAAATTCATGTCATTCGTGATGGTGTTGACCCCTCTCCATATGAAGAAATTGATAAGAAAAAGGCACGCCAGAGTCTTTTGAAGACTCTTAAAATGGACTCCGATTCTGATATCTTTCTCATGGGAAATGCTTCGGCCTTGACCCATCAAAAGGGGACAGACACCCTGTTGAGGGCCGTGAAGCACTTGAAAGAAGAGGGCCTCCATTTTCATTGTATCATCGCCGGGGACGGTGTCTTAAGAACTCAGCTTGAGAAAATGGCTCAGGAATTGGGGGTCGATGACCGGGTGACATTTCTCGGGTTTATTGATTATGTTCCTGAATTTCTTTCTGGTCTTGATTTGTTAGTTATGCCCTCAAACAATGAGGGACTTGGTAGTCTACTGCTAGAGGGCTTACTGGCCGGCTGTTTTGTTGTGGCCACTTCAGTGGGGGGGATACCCGAAGTCATTAAGGACAGCGACATTGGATTGCTTTCTCCCAAAGGTGATGCACAGGCCCTCGCCCGAAATATCATGATGGCAGAATCTCGTAGACAGTCTATGAGATCTGGAAGAAGCTACGTGCTAGAGAATTTCGATTGTCGAAAAATGGCTCTTGAGACTCACTCAATCTATTTGAATCTCGTTGGTAGTCGAGTTTAATATGGCCACAATTTCAGCAGTGATCATTACAAAGAATGAAGAGAAAAACATTTTTCGTTGTCTTGATTCTTTGCAAGGCCTCGTCGATGAAATTATTGTTGTTGATTCATTTAGTTCAGACGGCACACCACAAATTTGTCGCGCCTTCTCCGGCGTTCAATTTGTTCAGACGGAGTGGCAGGGATATGGAGAGACAAAGAACTTCGGAAATAGCTTAGCTCAGTCAGACTATGTTTTATCCCTTGATGCTGATGAAGAGCTGTCACCCGAATTGCGTCAGGAGATCCTCCAATTAAAGCCACAGCTTTCGGGTGTTTTTGCCTTGAATCGGTTGACAAATTATTGCGGGACTTGGATTCGCCATACTTCGTGGTTTCCCGATTACCAAATGAGGCTTTTCCCTCGCCGGTTGGGTCAATGGAACAAATCTATTGTTCATGAACATCTCATTTTTACTGAACCCTTGGAGATTAGCAAGCTCAAGGGGCTACTGTTTCATTATTCCATAGTCTCTCTTGAGCAGCACATCCTGACAGTAAATCGTTACACAACTTTGGCGGCTGAAAGATTGGTCGAAGCCAAGGGACGTTTCTTTCTTTTTAAGGCTGTCACTCGTCCAATTTTTCATTTTTTTAAATGCTACTTTCTTAAATTTGGTTTCTTAGATGGATTTCATGGTTTTTGTATTGCTGGAATTTCTTCGTTTTATGTTTTTTTGAAGTACATAAAAGCTTTTCAAATGAAGAGAGAAAGAGGCTCTAGATTGCAGTGATCTCTTTTATCGAAAATGGGAGTAAGAGTGGGGGAAGCAGAAGACTCTGGAAGCGATTTTGATTCTAAAACAGGAGATCGGGTCTCTCCAACATTTTGCGTTTTGCCTTGGGCTCATCGTTTTACAAATATCGGCGGTGAAGTGCAGGTTTGTTGTGTGAGTGAGGAATACGATAACAACAACAGAGACGAGAATGGTCACAAAATTAATGTAAACAGGATTCAAGATGACGAGATTCTTATGAATACCGAG from Bdellovibrionales bacterium encodes the following:
- a CDS encoding glycosyltransferase family 2 protein, with translation MATISAVIITKNEEKNIFRCLDSLQGLVDEIIVVDSFSSDGTPQICRAFSGVQFVQTEWQGYGETKNFGNSLAQSDYVLSLDADEELSPELRQEILQLKPQLSGVFALNRLTNYCGTWIRHTSWFPDYQMRLFPRRLGQWNKSIVHEHLIFTEPLEISKLKGLLFHYSIVSLEQHILTVNRYTTLAAERLVEAKGRFFLFKAVTRPIFHFFKCYFLKFGFLDGFHGFCIAGISSFYVFLKYIKAFQMKRERGSRLQ
- a CDS encoding glycosyltransferase is translated as MRVLHIGNESSWRGGENQIRLLIQGLNAAGIENYVAYPAGTPGYERLKSLAHRAMALPSKNPLNLKSILRLVMFCRSNKIDLIDAHSSGGHSLAMWVKRFSPQVKLVVHRRVDNKIKRNFFSGRKYRSQLVDEYIAVSECVRKILIDYGVAEKKIHVIRDGVDPSPYEEIDKKKARQSLLKTLKMDSDSDIFLMGNASALTHQKGTDTLLRAVKHLKEEGLHFHCIIAGDGVLRTQLEKMAQELGVDDRVTFLGFIDYVPEFLSGLDLLVMPSNNEGLGSLLLEGLLAGCFVVATSVGGIPEVIKDSDIGLLSPKGDAQALARNIMMAESRRQSMRSGRSYVLENFDCRKMALETHSIYLNLVGSRV